From a region of the Etheostoma cragini isolate CJK2018 chromosome 20, CSU_Ecrag_1.0, whole genome shotgun sequence genome:
- the wdr89 gene encoding WD repeat-containing protein 89: protein MEGLEEKLQGLSIARRTRSEEPTYLLDVALQPAGLLAVSCSNFTIHLHNKDSLNPVGEYRGHSGPLCGVVFSHASPDVLYSGSADGTVRGWDVRRPGTEAAQVFLSDPSHSYCSVDLSCSDALLCAGTEQVNEEDSFLVFWDVRKPGGGLLGVYSESHSDDITHVRFHPREKDRLASSSTDGLVNVFDLSRGAEDEALLATCNSHSSAASVCWCGADYTQLLCLSHDEGLHLWDLGHLDTDEPLTVFSTSDARGVALLADGGGVDYLVGGWWLEGAQKLLVVGGKNSGDLHLMGCDGGGLRLLRTLEGGHASTVRCFLWDAAGEALVTGGEDAQLLLWKPGGEELTAGKRKSMKSESALSLKSRPHKKHGYQKEKKEARQNTA, encoded by the coding sequence ATGGAGGGGTTGGAGGAGAAGCTCCAAGGTCTGTCCATCGCCAGGCGGACTCGTTCAGAGGAACCCACCTACCTGCTGGACGTGGCCCTGCAGCCGGCGGGCCTGCTGGCCGTGTCCTGCTCCAACTTCACCATCCACCTTCACAACAAGGACTCTCTGAACCCGGTGGGGGAGTACCGGGGCCACAGTGGGCCACTCTGCGGGGTTGTTTTCTCCCACGCCTCCCCTGACGTCCTCTACTCCGGTTCTGCTGATGGGACGGTCCGGGGGTGGGACGTGCGGCGCCCCGGGACGGAGGCAGCCCAGGTGTTTCTCAGCGACCCGTCCCACAGCTACTGCAGCGTGGACCTGAGCTGCAGCGACGCGCTGCTGTGTGCCGGCACGGAGCAGGTCAACGAGGAGGACAGCTTCCTGGTCTTCTGGGATGTCAGGAAGCCCGGTGGTGGGCTCCTCGGTGTGTATTCTGAGTCCCACAGTGATGACATCACGCACGTGCGCTTCCACCCCCGAGAGAAGGACCGCCTGGCGTCCAGCTCCACGGACGGCCTCGTGAACGTGTTCGACCTGAGCCGGGGCGCGGAGGACGAGGCGCTGCTCGCCACCTGTAACAGCCACTCGTCTGCCGCCTCGGTGTGTTGGTGCGGCGCCGACTACACCCAGCTGCTGTGCCTCAGCCACGACGAGGGGCTGCACCTGTGGGATCTGGGTCACCTGGACACAGACGAGCCCCTCACCGTCTTCAGCACTTCGGACGCCCGTGGCGTGGCTCTGCTGGCCGACGGGGGAGGCGTGGATTACCTGGTGGGGGGCTGGTGGCTGGAGGGGGCCCAGAAGCTGCTGGTGGTCGGAGGGAAGAACAGCGGGGATCTCCACCTGATGGGCTGTGACGGGGGGGGGCTTCGCCTGCTCAGGACCCTGGAGGGCGGCCACGCCTCCACGGTGCGCTGCTTCCTGTGGGACGCGGCAGGAGAGGCTCTGGTGACCGGGGGTGAAGACGCTCAGCTGTTGCTGTGGAAACCGGGAGGGGAGGAGCTCACCGCAGGGAAAAGGAAGTCAATGAAGTCCGAATCCGCTTTGAGCCTCAAATCCAGACCGCATAAAAAACACGGCTaccagaaagaaaagaaggaagcaAGACAAAATACTGCGTGA